The following are encoded together in the Pleurocapsa sp. FMAR1 genome:
- the pyrE gene encoding orotate phosphoribosyltransferase: protein MNINQTSSSFLATANIDSLRQVLLDLIVKYAYVEGDFVLSSGAKSTYYINCKQVTLRAEGALALGRLLFKLLPKDTAAVAGLTLGADPMVSAVSVVSAWENDPLPALIIRKEPKGHGTKAYIEGPSLTENSKVVVLEDVVTTGASALTAVERLQDAGYEVTQILALVDREQGGRELYQSQGIKLQALFSIKEVQQYST from the coding sequence ATGAATATCAATCAGACTTCTAGTTCCTTTTTAGCTACGGCTAATATTGATTCTCTTAGACAAGTGCTTTTGGATTTAATTGTCAAATATGCTTATGTTGAAGGAGATTTCGTACTTTCTTCTGGAGCTAAAAGCACTTACTATATAAATTGTAAACAAGTGACCCTAAGAGCAGAAGGCGCGTTGGCTTTAGGTCGTTTATTGTTTAAATTATTACCCAAAGACACAGCAGCAGTAGCAGGTCTTACTCTAGGTGCAGACCCCATGGTGTCAGCAGTTAGTGTTGTTTCTGCTTGGGAAAATGATCCTCTTCCTGCTTTGATAATTCGTAAAGAACCTAAGGGACACGGCACAAAAGCTTATATAGAAGGTCCTTCTTTAACAGAGAACTCAAAAGTGGTTGTTCTAGAAGATGTTGTAACTACAGGTGCTTCGGCATTAACTGCGGTAGAAAGATTGCAGGACGCGGGATATGAAGTGACACAAATTTTGGCTTTGGTAGATCGAGAACAAGGAGGAAGGGAACTTTATCAATCTCAAGGAATTAAACTTCAGGCTTTATTTTCCATCAAAGAAGTCCAGCAATACTCAACTTAA
- a CDS encoding ParA family protein, producing MIIAITALKGGVGKTTTAVHLAAYFQTLAPTLLIDADKNRSALVWSKEDKLPFYVASQAGAPGLIKKFTHIIIDTPARPEAEELEDLAAGSDLLILPTTPNHLDLDTTVKAVELLKTLDANYKVLLTKVDSRTKNSQDAKKFLEEAQLPLFKEEIPLLVAFQRSPGLGVIVKDFPDRRAKIGWNRYKAVGKEIMR from the coding sequence ATGATTATTGCAATTACTGCTTTGAAGGGAGGAGTAGGAAAAACTACAACCGCAGTTCACTTAGCTGCATATTTCCAGACCTTAGCACCTACATTATTGATTGATGCAGATAAAAACCGCTCTGCTTTGGTTTGGTCAAAAGAAGATAAGCTGCCTTTTTACGTGGCATCCCAAGCAGGTGCGCCTGGTTTAATTAAAAAATTTACTCATATTATTATCGATACCCCAGCCAGACCTGAAGCTGAAGAACTAGAAGATTTAGCTGCTGGTAGCGATCTGCTAATTTTACCGACAACTCCTAATCACCTAGATTTGGATACGACAGTAAAAGCAGTGGAGTTGCTTAAAACTCTTGATGCCAACTATAAAGTATTGCTAACTAAAGTAGACTCTCGCACGAAAAATAGTCAAGATGCCAAAAAATTCCTCGAAGAAGCACAATTACCCTTGTTTAAAGAAGAAATTCCTTTATTAGTTGCTTTTCAGCGATCGCCTGGTCTTGGCGTTATTGTCAAAGACTTTCCCGATCGCCGAGCTAAAATAGGCTGGAATAGATATAAGGCTGTTGGTAAGGAGATAATGAGATAA
- a CDS encoding tetratricopeptide repeat protein — translation MSELERPYFKLIDLLLSSPREQEMNILNANQELVDQKLISCLMSVGERLKRSGEIDPAERLINLAGRLLQLENLNSTPNRRRECFQFLMTLLQQVSNQVAPDEIYALIRENQGKLDRQSTDILEYWANETILSVNSQQKRAIANDLVNLGNLICAYPAGDKANNIELAIVSFQAALKAYPPTDFPKDWAIIQSNLANAFRDRVLGDRQANIEQALATYQLALEVITQEEYPYLWANTQRNSGIAHKYRLKGEPSHNIEQAIICYRRALSVHTLAEYPQDWAVSHNNLGDIYSRRIEGDKAANIETAINHLEQALEIFTLSSNPHRWAMLQNNLGNAFQSRINGDKSSNIERAISHYGNALSIHNLEKFPYNWAMLNNNLGGAYRHRLKGNAAENKQQAIAFLNKAAIVYTKDKFPRQWLEIQHNIQNIERPK, via the coding sequence ATGAGTGAATTAGAACGTCCCTACTTTAAACTAATTGATCTTTTACTGAGTAGCCCGCGAGAGCAAGAGATGAATATTCTCAACGCTAATCAAGAATTGGTAGATCAAAAGTTGATTAGCTGTTTAATGTCAGTGGGAGAAAGATTGAAGCGATCTGGCGAAATTGATCCTGCCGAGCGTCTGATTAATTTGGCAGGGAGATTATTACAGCTAGAAAATCTCAACTCTACTCCCAATCGCCGCCGAGAATGTTTTCAGTTTTTGATGACTCTTTTGCAGCAGGTATCTAATCAAGTTGCCCCAGATGAAATTTATGCTTTAATTCGCGAAAATCAGGGCAAGTTAGATCGACAATCCACTGATATTTTGGAATACTGGGCAAACGAAACTATTTTGTCCGTCAATTCCCAGCAAAAAAGAGCGATCGCCAATGATTTAGTTAACTTAGGAAATCTAATTTGTGCCTATCCCGCAGGGGATAAAGCCAACAACATCGAACTAGCAATCGTTAGCTTTCAGGCTGCACTTAAAGCTTATCCGCCTACAGATTTTCCCAAAGATTGGGCGATAATTCAGTCAAATCTAGCTAATGCCTTTCGCGATCGCGTTTTAGGCGATCGTCAAGCAAACATTGAACAGGCATTAGCTACATATCAACTGGCTTTAGAAGTAATTACCCAAGAAGAATATCCTTATTTATGGGCAAATACTCAGCGTAATTCAGGTATTGCCCATAAATATAGACTCAAAGGAGAACCTTCTCACAATATTGAACAGGCGATTATTTGCTACAGGCGAGCTTTATCTGTCCACACTTTGGCAGAATATCCCCAAGATTGGGCAGTATCTCACAATAATTTAGGGGATATTTATTCTAGGCGTATCGAAGGGGACAAAGCAGCTAATATCGAAACGGCAATTAATCATTTAGAACAGGCTTTAGAGATATTTACCCTCTCGTCGAATCCTCATCGCTGGGCAATGTTGCAAAATAATTTGGGTAATGCTTTTCAATCTCGCATCAATGGCGACAAAAGCAGCAATATTGAACGCGCCATTTCTCACTATGGCAACGCTTTATCAATTCATAATTTAGAAAAATTTCCCTACAATTGGGCAATGCTGAATAACAATTTGGGCGGTGCTTATCGTCATCGTCTCAAAGGAAATGCAGCAGAGAATAAACAACAGGCGATCGCCTTTTTAAATAAAGCTGCGATCGTTTACACAAAAGACAAATTCCCCCGCCAGTGGTTAGAAATTCAGCATAATATTCAAAATATTGAAAGACCGAAATAG
- a CDS encoding class I SAM-dependent methyltransferase — translation MLRPEQRSKLDGSNDLAFYDSPRLVTHVDRGFIDRLTNLFREKLQPDTRILDLMSSWVSHLPKEMEFAHVEGHGMNEEELAKNSQLDHYFVQNLNQNPKLPLEDADFDGVLITVSIQYLQYPEAILSEIQRVLKPNGVVIISFSNRMFYQKAIAAWRDSTDTDRVNLVQKYFESVDGFSKPEVIVHQSPLPGFLQMLGLAGGDPFYAVVARKQ, via the coding sequence ATGTTGCGTCCAGAACAAAGATCTAAACTAGATGGTTCTAATGATCTTGCTTTTTATGATTCTCCCCGTCTGGTAACTCATGTGGATCGCGGATTTATTGATCGCCTGACCAATCTTTTTCGTGAAAAGCTTCAGCCAGACACGCGGATTCTTGACTTAATGAGTAGCTGGGTATCTCATTTACCAAAGGAAATGGAGTTTGCTCATGTGGAAGGTCATGGCATGAACGAAGAGGAATTAGCTAAAAATTCCCAGTTAGATCATTATTTTGTTCAAAATCTCAATCAAAACCCCAAATTACCTTTAGAAGATGCCGATTTTGATGGAGTACTAATTACTGTATCAATACAATATTTGCAGTATCCTGAAGCGATTTTATCTGAGATCCAGCGTGTTTTGAAACCCAATGGTGTAGTAATTATCAGCTTTTCTAATCGTATGTTTTATCAAAAGGCGATCGCAGCTTGGCGCGATAGCACAGATACGGACAGGGTAAATTTAGTCCAAAAGTATTTTGAGTCAGTTGACGGTTTTAGCAAACCAGAAGTTATAGTTCATCAATCTCCTTTACCTGGTTTTTTACAAATGCTAGGATTAGCAGGTGGCGATCCATTCTATGCCGTAGTTGCCCGCAAGCAATAA
- a CDS encoding serine/threonine protein kinase, with the protein MSIKFTKLSAILVIATIASLFSIEAKAEMKPLDRAFEDAYFKKGKNAFMQSSILGQANSIFGFTGFADQHISADGKAVDNIYKQGMKAQSATGMRMVTRDLVNPYDTSLRETPSYNAIE; encoded by the coding sequence ATGTCTATTAAGTTTACTAAACTAAGTGCAATCTTAGTAATAGCAACTATTGCTAGTTTATTTTCTATTGAAGCTAAAGCCGAAATGAAACCTCTTGATCGAGCATTTGAAGATGCTTATTTTAAAAAGGGTAAAAACGCTTTTATGCAAAGCAGTATTCTTGGTCAAGCAAATTCTATCTTTGGCTTTACGGGATTTGCAGATCAGCATATCTCAGCAGATGGTAAAGCGGTAGATAATATTTATAAACAAGGTATGAAAGCACAGTCAGCTACGGGAATGCGGATGGTAACTAGAGATTTAGTAAATCCCTATGATACTTCTCTGCGGGAAACTCCTAGCTACAATGCTATTGAATAA
- a CDS encoding DUF4149 domain-containing protein — protein sequence MEASSSRISKPINWSTIIMFALGFWLSGSLVFDFLIVPGMLTSGMMNESGFASAGYMIFGTFNHLELLCAAIVLAGCLVYRYGYRLTSQINNKSIFIAAILLIISLAYTYIFTPQMSSMGMSLDMFATNEPASSSMTIMHIAYWSLEVIKLVAATALLRTFFRNSCSLV from the coding sequence ATGGAAGCTTCTTCCTCTCGCATATCTAAGCCTATAAATTGGTCAACAATAATCATGTTTGCTTTAGGATTTTGGCTTAGCGGCAGTTTGGTTTTTGATTTTTTGATTGTTCCAGGAATGCTAACTAGTGGCATGATGAATGAATCAGGTTTCGCTAGTGCTGGCTATATGATTTTTGGCACTTTTAATCATTTAGAACTACTTTGTGCAGCAATTGTTTTAGCAGGCTGTTTGGTTTATCGTTACGGTTATCGTCTAACAAGCCAAATCAACAACAAATCAATCTTTATTGCAGCTATTTTATTAATAATCTCGCTAGCTTATACCTACATTTTTACACCCCAGATGAGCAGCATGGGTATGTCTTTGGATATGTTTGCCACTAATGAGCCTGCTTCGAGTTCGATGACAATCATGCACATAGCTTATTGGAGTTTAGAAGTAATCAAGCTGGTTGCTGCAACTGCTCTGTTACGTACTTTCTTTCGTAATTCTTGTAGCCTAGTTTAG
- a CDS encoding hemolysin family protein, which produces MADKNLWLTFVGVLLLIAINAFFVTAEFSIVSVRRSRISKLVKDGDTQAQTVQSLQRSIDRLLSTTQLGITLSSLALGWVGERTVAASIITITESLSLPNYLSEIISTTAALPLAFILLAYLQIVLGELCPKSVALMYPEKLSRFFGPPSVVIARIFRPFVAILNLSTRLLLKLVGVNYSGRSWYEQVTSEELQLIIATERESVDLKAAERQLLKNVFEFRDDTAEEVMIPRTDIHFLTLTTTFSELLQTIIEKGYSGYPVIGDSLDDIKGIIHYKKLAEPLAQGKLANDSTIEPWIESVSFIPESTSLNELLSSMQRSHHKMAVVIDEFGGTSGLITLHDLVAEIVGDAGNDPETRIEPIQKLDDNTFLVSAQMNLEEVNEQLELNLPLADNYNTLGGFLLEQWQKIPEQGEKLEYESLSFTITAADSNRLYQILISQQRLM; this is translated from the coding sequence ATGGCTGATAAAAATTTATGGTTGACTTTTGTTGGTGTTCTCTTGCTCATTGCGATTAATGCCTTTTTTGTCACCGCAGAGTTTTCAATTGTTTCGGTTCGTCGTTCTCGGATCAGCAAACTAGTCAAAGATGGAGATACCCAGGCTCAAACCGTACAGTCTCTCCAGAGAAGCATAGATCGGCTTTTGTCTACTACTCAATTGGGTATTACTCTTTCTAGTCTGGCTTTGGGCTGGGTAGGAGAAAGAACAGTTGCAGCGTCCATCATTACCATAACTGAAAGTCTCTCTCTACCAAATTACTTATCGGAAATAATTTCTACCACGGCTGCTTTACCTCTGGCTTTTATTCTCTTGGCATATTTACAGATAGTGCTGGGTGAACTATGTCCTAAGTCTGTAGCTCTCATGTATCCTGAAAAGCTGTCTCGGTTTTTTGGACCTCCTAGCGTAGTTATCGCGCGTATTTTTCGCCCCTTTGTGGCTATTTTAAATTTATCTACTCGCTTACTGCTTAAGTTAGTAGGAGTAAACTATAGTGGCAGAAGTTGGTATGAACAAGTAACCTCCGAAGAGTTACAGCTAATCATTGCTACGGAGAGAGAGTCTGTTGACCTAAAAGCAGCAGAAAGACAGCTACTCAAAAACGTCTTTGAATTTCGTGATGATACCGCCGAAGAAGTTATGATTCCCCGTACTGATATTCACTTTCTTACTTTGACTACTACCTTTAGTGAATTACTACAGACGATTATTGAGAAAGGCTATTCAGGTTATCCCGTTATCGGCGATTCTTTAGATGATATTAAAGGCATTATCCACTATAAAAAATTAGCCGAACCTTTAGCACAAGGCAAGCTAGCTAATGATTCTACCATTGAGCCTTGGATTGAATCAGTAAGTTTTATTCCTGAGTCTACTTCTCTCAACGAACTTTTATCTTCAATGCAGCGATCGCATCATAAAATGGCAGTAGTCATTGATGAGTTTGGGGGAACTTCTGGTTTAATTACCCTCCATGACTTAGTTGCTGAGATTGTAGGCGATGCTGGCAATGACCCCGAAACCAGAATCGAACCGATTCAAAAGCTGGACGATAATACTTTTCTCGTTTCAGCGCAAATGAACTTAGAAGAAGTCAACGAACAGCTAGAATTAAATCTCCCTTTAGCAGACAATTACAATACCTTGGGAGGATTTTTATTAGAACAATGGCAAAAAATACCCGAACAGGGAGAAAAGCTGGAGTATGAAAGCCTAAGCTTTACCATAACTGCTGCCGATAGTAATCGACTCTATCAAATCTTGATTAGTCAGCAACGCCTGATGTAA
- a CDS encoding efflux RND transporter permease subunit, whose translation MFSKTRFNLSRLAIEYSRLTICFWLAIAVAGIFAFSSLKYSLFPAVNFPVVVIRAQANTTTVLDTEAKITKPLETALANIPGLAQLFSSTYSGQTVVNLLLDTDIDIEEATANIKTTLNQLSLPTASDLEVIPFNLNETSAISYVITGQETLEELNNTAATKIAPTIEKLPGVQRVDILGNPNSSVNADIPTANSSTLVHFNGEKAIAFQVIKQGDANTLEVVRQVKEKVSQLQQRLPDIQFILAETPAGYIRDSTNATIQALFGAVALAILVIFPFLRNFRATLITAIAIPISLLGTFIVMAGLGFNLETLTLLALALAIGIIVDDAIVEVENIMRHLEEGESPREAALSATREIGLTASISTLTIVAVFLPIGLMGGTLGQFFRPFGITISAAVLTSLLAARTLSPVLALYWFKNTTRGSNRQETQGFVTNKYRQVLQWALNHRRAVIGIAIASFLAGIALIPLIPQGFVPQLDRGEFKITYTTALPKLTSRAVKANNNSLEKPQSKFDWLRNIARSPERILLNRTITVGQEIETVVLNHPDVASVYTIAGVQGEPNKGKLYIKLKDNRRLTTSQVQTEIRQKLPNIPQVIVSVEDIPFVETGEDPSFKVALAGENIEQLRTSAIAFQQKIQNLSGFEDVRLDGVDQPLDKLIHLDGKRVAYVNANLTADRGIGDATKKAEAIAKHLPPGITFDLEGDSARSQKILGEFAITLTLAVICMLVVLYLPFRRWLEPLVIGLSLPLSIVGAMLALLITQSDFGMISLIGLIFLLGLLDKNAILLLDYANQLRDSGMSRTEAILKTGVVRLRPIVMTTFSTILGMLPIALGWGAGSELRQPMAVAIIGGLITSSLLSLIVVPVIYTLLEDWSLKRKRTKQRK comes from the coding sequence ATGTTTTCTAAAACGCGGTTTAATCTTTCTCGTTTGGCAATTGAATACTCTCGTTTAACTATCTGCTTTTGGTTAGCGATCGCCGTAGCTGGTATATTTGCCTTTAGTTCTTTAAAATACTCTCTTTTTCCAGCGGTAAACTTCCCTGTGGTGGTAATTCGCGCTCAAGCCAATACAACAACGGTTTTGGATACAGAAGCTAAAATTACTAAACCTTTAGAAACAGCTTTGGCTAATATTCCAGGATTGGCACAGCTATTTTCTTCTACTTATTCAGGGCAAACAGTAGTTAATCTTTTGCTAGATACTGATATTGATATTGAAGAGGCTACGGCTAATATAAAAACTACTCTAAATCAATTATCTTTACCTACGGCTTCTGATTTGGAGGTAATTCCCTTTAATTTAAACGAAACTAGCGCGATTAGTTATGTAATTACTGGTCAAGAAACTCTTGAAGAGTTAAACAATACTGCCGCTACTAAAATTGCGCCGACTATAGAAAAATTACCAGGAGTACAACGAGTAGATATTTTAGGTAATCCGAATAGTAGCGTAAATGCAGATATTCCTACAGCTAACAGCAGTACTTTAGTTCACTTTAATGGGGAAAAGGCGATCGCTTTTCAGGTAATTAAACAAGGTGATGCCAATACTTTAGAAGTAGTCAGACAGGTAAAAGAAAAAGTCTCTCAACTCCAGCAACGCTTGCCAGATATTCAGTTTATTTTAGCCGAAACCCCCGCAGGATATATACGTGACAGCACTAACGCCACCATTCAAGCCTTGTTTGGCGCAGTGGCACTGGCAATTTTGGTAATTTTTCCCTTCTTACGTAATTTTAGGGCAACTTTGATCACGGCGATCGCTATTCCCATCTCTTTACTAGGGACATTTATTGTCATGGCTGGGTTGGGATTTAATTTAGAAACTCTAACCTTACTGGCTTTAGCACTAGCTATCGGCATTATTGTCGATGATGCCATTGTCGAGGTGGAGAACATTATGCGTCACTTAGAAGAGGGAGAAAGTCCCCGCGAGGCTGCCTTATCTGCTACTCGCGAGATTGGTTTGACAGCATCTATTTCGACTTTAACTATTGTGGCGGTGTTTTTGCCGATTGGCTTAATGGGCGGTACATTAGGGCAGTTTTTTCGTCCTTTTGGCATAACTATTTCGGCTGCGGTTTTGACTTCTCTTTTGGCTGCACGCACATTGTCACCTGTTTTGGCATTGTATTGGTTTAAAAATACAACCAGAGGTAGTAATAGACAAGAAACACAAGGCTTCGTTACAAATAAGTATCGTCAGGTATTGCAATGGGCATTAAATCATCGTCGTGCCGTAATCGGTATTGCGATCGCCAGTTTTCTGGCGGGAATTGCTTTAATTCCGCTTATTCCCCAAGGTTTTGTCCCTCAGTTAGATCGGGGAGAATTTAAAATAACCTATACAACTGCCTTACCAAAGTTAACTAGTCGTGCAGTCAAGGCTAATAATAATTCTTTAGAAAAACCTCAATCTAAATTTGACTGGCTGAGAAATATTGCGCGATCGCCTGAACGTATTTTATTAAATAGAACTATTACAGTAGGGCAAGAAATAGAAACTGTCGTTTTAAATCATCCTGATGTAGCATCTGTTTACACTATTGCAGGAGTGCAGGGTGAACCTAATAAGGGCAAGCTTTATATCAAGCTTAAAGACAATCGCCGTTTAACTACCAGCCAGGTACAGACAGAGATACGTCAGAAGCTGCCCAACATCCCCCAGGTAATTGTTAGCGTTGAAGATATACCCTTTGTGGAAACAGGAGAAGATCCTTCCTTTAAAGTGGCATTAGCAGGAGAAAATATAGAGCAGTTAAGAACCAGCGCGATCGCTTTTCAACAAAAGATTCAAAACTTATCGGGGTTTGAAGATGTGCGTCTTGATGGGGTTGACCAACCTTTAGATAAATTGATTCATCTTGACGGAAAACGGGTAGCTTATGTCAACGCCAATCTCACGGCAGATCGAGGAATTGGTGATGCTACCAAAAAGGCAGAGGCGATCGCCAAGCATTTACCTCCTGGAATTACCTTCGATCTAGAAGGAGACTCAGCGCGATCGCAAAAGATACTCGGAGAATTTGCTATAACTCTTACTCTAGCGGTAATTTGTATGCTGGTGGTTTTATACCTGCCCTTTCGTCGCTGGCTGGAACCTTTGGTAATTGGTTTATCTTTGCCCTTATCAATTGTCGGGGCAATGTTAGCTTTACTAATTACTCAAAGCGATTTTGGCATGATTTCTCTAATTGGTCTAATTTTTCTGTTGGGCTTATTGGATAAAAACGCTATTCTGCTTTTGGACTATGCCAACCAACTGCGTGACTCTGGCATGAGTCGCACCGAGGCTATCCTAAAAACTGGAGTTGTACGTCTGCGCCCAATCGTCATGACTACCTTTTCTACCATACTAGGAATGTTACCGATCGCTCTAGGATGGGGTGCAGGTTCTGAATTACGTCAACCGATGGCAGTGGCTATCATTGGCGGGTTAATAACTTCTTCTTTGCTTAGTCTAATCGTTGTGCCTGTGATCTATACATTGCTAGAAGATTGGAGTTTAAAGCGTAAGAGAACCAAGCAAAGAAAATAG
- a CDS encoding transglycosylase domain-containing protein has protein sequence MSSEIMLEKQDSKSNQASAKSFFAGVVKAAGGTILGISMITSAVAAGGLVGLAFSFRNLPDVRVLRNYVPSETSYIYDIKGRLLTNLHGEAHREVVSLDQISPNLKLAVVAIEDSNFYRHNGLNPYSIGRAALANYKKGGVSEGGSTLTMQLIKNLFLTRERTFSRKLAEAILAIRVEQVFSKDQILEMYLNNIYWGHNNYGIETASESYFNKSASKLNLSEAAVLAGLIQAPEQYSPFLNYANTKERQREVLARMRALNWITPEQEQAAFKAPLLIGRPTAWRKSKSPFITEAVTKELEELFGKDKVLQGGIRVQTTIDMDFQKMAEESIKESHSMLERWGLRADQAALVAVDPRTHFIKALVGGVDYESSQFNRAVQSRRQPGSSFKPFVYYTALASGKYTPQTIIDDAPISYQISGGIYTPQNYGGKTDFGGTMSLSKALTQSRNIPAVKLGKAVGLEKVIEVCRQLGIESPMQPVISLPLGSIGVTPLEMAGAFATFANNGWSSKTTVILQVTDSKGNILLDNTPKPKQVLDPWATASLNSMMQGVLEPGGTGSKANIGRPAAGKTGTTSSERDVWFVGYVPQLAVAVWVGNDNYQSMGKGITGGDYAAPVWRSFMLKALKDEPVKYFPPASEFDRP, from the coding sequence GTGTCTTCTGAAATCATGTTAGAGAAACAAGACTCAAAAAGTAATCAAGCGAGCGCCAAATCATTTTTCGCGGGTGTTGTCAAAGCTGCTGGAGGCACAATCTTAGGCATTTCCATGATTACTAGTGCTGTTGCTGCTGGAGGATTAGTCGGTTTAGCCTTTAGTTTTCGTAATCTACCAGATGTCAGAGTATTGCGTAATTATGTTCCCTCTGAAACTAGCTACATCTATGATATTAAGGGTAGATTACTGACCAATTTACATGGAGAAGCCCATCGAGAAGTTGTCTCATTAGACCAGATATCTCCTAATCTTAAGTTAGCGGTAGTAGCGATCGAAGACAGTAATTTCTATCGGCATAATGGACTAAATCCCTACAGTATTGGTCGCGCAGCCCTAGCTAACTACAAAAAGGGTGGTGTATCCGAAGGCGGCTCTACCTTAACCATGCAGCTAATCAAAAATTTATTTTTGACTCGTGAACGTACTTTTAGTCGCAAACTGGCAGAAGCAATTTTAGCTATCAGAGTAGAGCAAGTATTTTCTAAAGACCAAATTTTAGAAATGTATCTCAATAATATCTATTGGGGACATAACAACTACGGTATTGAAACTGCATCAGAAAGCTATTTCAATAAAAGTGCTTCTAAGTTAAATCTATCTGAAGCTGCGGTATTAGCGGGCTTAATTCAAGCTCCAGAGCAGTATAGTCCATTTTTAAACTACGCCAATACCAAAGAGAGACAAAGAGAAGTTTTGGCGCGAATGCGGGCTTTAAATTGGATTACTCCAGAACAAGAACAGGCTGCTTTTAAAGCCCCTTTACTAATCGGTCGACCCACTGCCTGGAGAAAAAGTAAATCTCCCTTTATTACAGAAGCAGTAACGAAAGAATTAGAAGAGCTTTTTGGCAAAGATAAAGTTCTTCAAGGAGGTATTCGAGTCCAGACCACTATTGATATGGATTTCCAAAAAATGGCTGAGGAATCTATCAAAGAAAGTCATAGTATGCTTGAGCGTTGGGGATTACGAGCAGATCAGGCTGCTTTAGTGGCGGTAGATCCTCGCACTCATTTTATTAAAGCATTGGTAGGAGGAGTAGACTACGAATCAAGTCAATTTAACCGTGCGGTTCAGTCTCGTAGACAGCCTGGTTCTTCTTTCAAACCATTTGTTTATTACACTGCTTTGGCAAGCGGTAAATATACCCCGCAAACTATAATTGATGATGCTCCTATAAGCTACCAAATTTCTGGAGGAATCTACACACCTCAAAATTACGGCGGGAAGACAGATTTTGGAGGCACGATGTCTCTTTCAAAGGCACTAACTCAATCCCGTAATATTCCAGCGGTCAAATTAGGTAAAGCTGTAGGGTTAGAAAAAGTAATCGAAGTTTGTCGTCAACTAGGAATCGAAAGTCCGATGCAGCCTGTAATTTCTCTGCCTTTAGGCTCGATAGGTGTTACTCCCCTAGAAATGGCTGGAGCTTTTGCCACCTTCGCTAATAATGGCTGGAGTTCTAAGACGACCGTAATTCTCCAAGTTACCGATAGTAAAGGCAATATACTGCTAGACAATACCCCTAAACCAAAACAAGTATTAGATCCTTGGGCAACCGCCAGCCTAAACTCAATGATGCAAGGAGTTTTAGAACCAGGAGGAACAGGTTCTAAAGCAAATATTGGTCGTCCAGCAGCAGGGAAAACAGGAACTACCTCTTCTGAGCGAGATGTTTGGTTTGTCGGCTATGTACCACAGTTAGCTGTTGCGGTTTGGGTCGGCAACGATAACTATCAAAGCATGGGTAAGGGAATAACAGGAGGAGATTATGCTGCTCCTGTATGGCGTTCTTTTATGTTGAAAGCGTTAAAAGATGAACCTGTTAAATATTTCCCCCCAGCCTCTGAGTTCGATCGACCCTAA